In Carassius gibelio isolate Cgi1373 ecotype wild population from Czech Republic chromosome B4, carGib1.2-hapl.c, whole genome shotgun sequence, one DNA window encodes the following:
- the LOC127956022 gene encoding gastrula zinc finger protein XlCGF8.2DB-like, whose product MAFIKEESEDMKIEAFRVKQEDFEEQTDLMAVKEDSQDPNETDEKDLHEKQDFFTGEISFCCSKTEKTSSQKSAQKTGTLSHLTCQQCGKSVKSRENLNIHLRTHTGEKPFICHQCGKSFPRKDNLRIHMRTHTGERPFSCQQCGKSFPRKDNLKIHMRIHTGEKPFVCGQCGKCFPHKATFYTHRRIHTGEKPYTCQLCGKTVNRKGNLTAHMRVHTGEKPFACDQCGKSFVRREGLSKHMEIHSSESCFICPQCGSVFTDKKLFESHLITHMGQEPFMCHHCGKTFTKKANLKTHMKIHTGEKPFTCEQCGKSFRQKTTLYTHMRVHTTERPIRVCLV is encoded by the exons ATGgcatttattaaagaggagagtgaagacatgAAGATAGAAgcattcagagtcaaacaagaagattttgaggaacaaacag accTGATGGCGGTGAAAGAGGACAGTCAAGATCCCAATGAAACAGATGAGAAAGATTTGCATGAAAAACAAGATTTCTTTACTGGAGAAATTTCTTTTTGTTGTTCAAAGACTGAAAAGACGTCCTCTCAAAAAAGTGCTCAGAAGACTGGAACTCTGAGTCATTTAacttgccaacagtgtggaaagagtgtAAAATCAAGAGAAAACCTTAACATTCATTTGagaactcacactggagagaagccttttatCTGCCAccagtgtggaaagagcttcccACGAAAAGATAATCTTAGGATTCACATGagaactcacactggagagaggcCTTTCTCCTGCCagcagtgtggaaagagctttcCACGAAAAGATAATCTTAAgattcacatgagaattcacactggagagaagccatttGTATGTGGTCAATGCGGAAAGTGTTTCCCACATAAAGCAACTTTTTATACTCACaggagaattcacactggagagaagccttacacctgCCAACTGTGTGGCAAAACTGTGAATCGAAAAGGAAATCTTACGgctcacatgagagttcacactggagagaagccttttgcatgtgatcagtgtggaaagagtttcgtACGTAGGGAAGGCCTTAGTAAGCACATGGAGATTCACTCAAGTGAGAGCTGTTTTatttgccctcagtgtggaaGTGTATTCACAGACAAGAAACTCTTTGAGAGCCATTTAATAACTCACATGGGACAGGAGCCTTTTATGTGTCATCACTGTGGAAAGACTTTCACGAAAAAAGCAAATCTCAAGACGCACATgaaaattcacactggagagaagcctttcacatgtgaacagtgtggaaagagtttcagacaGAAAACAACCCTTTATacccacatgagagttcacaccaCAGAGAGACCTATTCGAGTATGTTTAGTCTAA